A part of Geothrix oryzae genomic DNA contains:
- a CDS encoding YceD family protein, with amino-acid sequence MIDLYHLPPEGLRLSGTTAHLELEGDVSLRELAWSVFALASDGDVFLEVKGQAVWQGFCSRCLAPLDRPLMVESQFLGSKDADLVGRGSHALGSQDLDVVFLPEDNLDEAELVREQFELQAPMHPLCTDDCKGLCPSCGKNWNKGPCQCQPDAVQAPSALNQALAKALAGIKLDPQS; translated from the coding sequence GTGATCGACCTCTACCACCTGCCCCCCGAGGGTCTCCGCCTGAGCGGCACCACGGCCCACCTGGAGCTGGAGGGGGATGTCTCCCTGCGCGAGCTGGCCTGGTCCGTCTTCGCCCTGGCCTCCGACGGCGATGTCTTCCTCGAAGTGAAGGGCCAGGCCGTGTGGCAGGGGTTCTGCAGCCGCTGTCTGGCGCCCCTCGACCGGCCCCTCATGGTCGAAAGCCAGTTCCTGGGGAGCAAGGACGCCGATCTGGTGGGCCGTGGCTCCCATGCACTGGGCTCCCAGGACTTGGATGTGGTCTTCCTGCCCGAGGACAACCTGGACGAGGCGGAGCTGGTGCGGGAGCAGTTCGAGCTCCAGGCCCCCATGCACCCCCTCTGTACCGACGACTGCAAGGGGCTTTGTCCCAGCTGCGGCAAGAATTGGAACAAGGGCCCCTGCCAATGCCAGCCCGACGCCGTGCAGGCCCCGTCCGCCCTGAACCAGGCGCTGGCCAAGGCCCTCGCGGGAATCAAGCTGGACCCGCAGTCCTGA
- a CDS encoding type II secretion system protein GspG, with protein sequence MNPTSACRATRPTHRGFSLLELLVALMIIAVISTLGFKQYQKYSAQARHVKAQDDLKTVAEGLDQYHLKHARYPDFGSFEAMVEPNSPLVKESLIKLGMSPLDPFKQPYEGKSTRNNYELKSAGDPDRQDEFGPITRTPGQGQVIGAGPTTDGAPKGEPADAGAKK encoded by the coding sequence ATGAACCCGACCTCCGCTTGCCGCGCGACCCGTCCCACCCACCGGGGCTTTTCGCTGCTGGAACTGCTGGTGGCCCTGATGATCATCGCCGTCATCAGCACGCTGGGGTTCAAGCAGTATCAGAAATACAGCGCCCAGGCCCGCCATGTGAAAGCCCAGGACGATCTCAAGACCGTGGCCGAGGGCCTCGACCAGTACCACCTGAAGCATGCCCGCTATCCCGATTTCGGCAGCTTCGAGGCCATGGTGGAGCCCAACTCGCCGCTGGTGAAGGAAAGCCTCATCAAGCTCGGCATGAGCCCCCTCGACCCCTTCAAGCAGCCCTACGAAGGGAAGTCCACGCGGAACAACTACGAGCTGAAATCCGCGGGCGATCCCGACCGGCAGGATGAATTCGGGCCCATCACCCGGACTCCCGGCCAGGGCCAGGTGATCGGCGCCGGGCCCACGACCGATGGCGCGCCCAAGGGCGAGCCTGCGGACGCCGGAGCCAAGAAGTGA
- a CDS encoding sigma-54-dependent transcriptional regulator yields the protein MSLASTQRILLVEDEPGLREVLTLALEGAGFACEAVTGIEEGRRALQEASFDGVLSDLKLKDGSGIELLTWMKEQGVETPVVIMTAYATTETTVQALNQGAVDFITKPFKHEDLIGTLKGLLAAAEPETQLPPDLGELVGVGPVMRKINALIGKVSRADTTVLLTGESGTGKEVVARLIHRYSDRAKGPFVAVNCGALPEALLESELFGFEKGAFTGASAMKRGLFEEAGGGILFLDEIGEMPLALQVKLLRVLQERRFRRLGATEERAVDVRVIAATNRDLRARAESGAFREDLFYRLNILQIEMPPLRDRPEDLPVLAEHFIRRFCQKLGKPPMQLHAETMAELLTYRFPGNVRELENLMERCVALNPGGPITRDLLPEGLGSLAASESSDRPSPFSIPPEGFDLEPWLTALKGYLLRRALEEVGGVKTKAGKRLGMSFRAYRYWLAELGGVEALPKAFPWPADFPASAVDEGGGTEGSKDA from the coding sequence ATGTCCCTCGCCTCGACCCAACGGATCCTGCTGGTGGAGGACGAGCCCGGCCTCCGGGAAGTGCTGACCCTGGCCCTGGAGGGGGCCGGGTTCGCCTGTGAGGCGGTCACCGGCATCGAGGAGGGGCGTCGGGCCCTTCAGGAGGCCTCCTTCGACGGCGTCCTGTCGGATCTGAAGCTCAAGGACGGCTCCGGCATCGAACTGCTCACCTGGATGAAGGAGCAGGGGGTGGAGACGCCGGTGGTGATCATGACCGCCTACGCCACCACGGAAACCACGGTCCAGGCCCTGAACCAGGGAGCGGTGGACTTCATCACCAAGCCCTTCAAGCACGAGGACCTCATCGGCACGCTGAAGGGCCTGCTGGCCGCCGCGGAGCCGGAAACCCAGCTGCCCCCGGACCTGGGTGAGCTGGTGGGCGTGGGGCCGGTGATGCGGAAGATCAACGCCCTGATCGGGAAAGTCTCCCGCGCCGACACCACGGTGCTGCTGACGGGCGAGAGCGGCACAGGCAAGGAGGTGGTGGCCCGGCTCATCCACCGCTACTCCGACCGGGCCAAGGGGCCCTTCGTGGCCGTGAACTGCGGGGCCCTGCCCGAAGCCCTGCTGGAGAGCGAGCTGTTCGGTTTCGAGAAGGGGGCCTTCACGGGCGCCAGCGCCATGAAACGCGGCCTCTTCGAGGAGGCGGGCGGCGGCATCCTGTTCCTCGACGAGATCGGCGAAATGCCCCTGGCCCTCCAGGTGAAGCTGCTGCGGGTGCTCCAGGAGCGCCGGTTCCGGCGCCTCGGCGCCACGGAGGAGCGGGCCGTGGATGTGCGGGTCATCGCCGCCACCAACCGCGACCTGCGGGCCCGCGCGGAATCCGGGGCCTTCCGGGAGGATCTGTTCTACCGCCTGAACATCCTCCAGATCGAGATGCCCCCGCTGCGGGACCGGCCCGAGGACCTGCCCGTGCTGGCGGAGCACTTCATCCGGCGCTTCTGCCAGAAGCTGGGCAAGCCGCCCATGCAGCTCCACGCCGAGACCATGGCCGAGCTGCTCACCTATCGCTTTCCGGGCAATGTGCGAGAGCTGGAGAACCTCATGGAGCGCTGCGTGGCGCTCAATCCCGGGGGACCCATCACCCGGGATCTCCTGCCCGAGGGGCTGGGCTCCCTGGCCGCCAGCGAATCCTCCGATCGCCCCTCGCCCTTCAGCATTCCGCCGGAGGGTTTCGACCTCGAGCCCTGGCTCACCGCGCTGAAGGGCTATCTCCTCCGGCGGGCCCTGGAAGAGGTGGGCGGGGTGAAGACCAAGGCCGGAAAGCGCCTCGGCATGAGCTTCCGGGCCTACCGCTACTGGCTGGCCGAACTGGGGGGCGTGGAAGCCCTTCCCAAGGCCTTCCCCTGGCCCGCCGACTTCCCTGCGTCCGCGGTGGATGAGGGCGGGGGAACCGAGGGTTCCAAGGACGCATGA